The following are encoded together in the Lentisphaerota bacterium genome:
- a CDS encoding type II toxin-antitoxin system RelE/ParE family toxin, whose translation MHARKPLIILSGEIKTPPFSEEARIEAGTLLGVLQGGGALSMPQARPMPTLGTRCLELRVKDRTTEWRIFCRVDPDAVLMVHVLAKKTRQTPDAVIKLCGGRLKTYDRLTKG comes from the coding sequence ATGCACGCACGGAAACCCCTCATCATTCTTTCCGGCGAGATCAAAACGCCCCCCTTCAGCGAAGAGGCGCGCATTGAGGCCGGAACGCTTCTCGGGGTGCTTCAAGGCGGAGGCGCCCTCTCCATGCCGCAGGCGCGTCCGATGCCGACCCTCGGCACGCGCTGCCTCGAACTGCGCGTCAAGGATAGGACCACCGAATGGCGCATCTTCTGCCGTGTCGACCCCGACGCCGTGCTGATGGTGCATGTGCTTGCAAAGAAGACGAGGCAGACGCCCGATGCCGTAATCAAACTCTGCGGCGGACGTCTCAAAACCTACGACCGCCTTACGAAAGGATAA
- a CDS encoding helix-turn-helix domain-containing protein — MDNQKRKRLEAAGYRITDAADWLGLTPQEQALVRMRVSFALEIERLRDEKKLTQAALAAKIGTKQSGVARMLGNPASATIDNLLKTLLALGATPRRIAALI, encoded by the coding sequence ATGGACAACCAGAAGAGAAAACGACTCGAAGCCGCCGGCTACCGCATCACCGATGCTGCAGACTGGCTCGGGCTTACGCCGCAGGAGCAAGCACTCGTCAGGATGCGGGTCAGCTTCGCTCTCGAGATCGAGCGCCTCCGAGACGAAAAGAAACTCACTCAGGCGGCGCTGGCCGCCAAGATCGGCACTAAGCAGTCCGGCGTCGCCCGTATGCTCGGCAATCCCGCCTCAGCCACCATCGACAACCTCCTGAAGACCCTCCTGGCTCTCGGCGCCACTCCCCGTCGTATCGCCGCACTGATCTAA